A stretch of the Massilia varians genome encodes the following:
- a CDS encoding UbiD family decarboxylase yields MKADANAEVMSTGKARDLREWLAHLEATQRLAVIREGVPLEHRLAAIAKRLDGAQAAYFPRPGGHDIPVVSGFVSRRAWIAEAMGVEQAGLLAAFRKAVEHPLPWREVDAGAACQQVVHRFGQDEQELDLHTLLPIPTHSEHDNGPYITAGLVIARNPVTGVQNVSINRIQVHGRDRMAILMLPRHLLAFYQAAEANDQPLDVAVVIGADPLTLLASQAITPIDHDELEIAGALHGAPLPVAKCLTSEVRVPANAEIVIEGKLLPKLREPEGPFGEFPKYYSAQENREVIVVEAVTHRYNPIYHTIVPAEMEHLLLGSIPREATMLAHLQRSFPGVLDVHLSVGGVGRYHLYVKFRKQREGEPRNVILGAFGAHYDIKQVTVVDEDVDVHDPQQVEWAVATRFQADRDLIVISGAQGSVLDPSTTVGYTGDGVAPPHLQGISAKMGLDATKPVAYHGHVFTKVRIPGETEIDLDQEIVRGAAIDWSNVTVRT; encoded by the coding sequence ATGAAGGCAGACGCGAACGCAGAAGTGATGTCGACCGGCAAGGCGCGCGACCTGCGCGAGTGGCTGGCCCACCTGGAAGCGACGCAGCGCCTGGCGGTGATCCGCGAAGGCGTGCCGCTCGAACACCGGCTCGCGGCGATCGCCAAGCGCCTCGACGGCGCCCAGGCCGCCTATTTCCCGCGCCCGGGCGGCCATGACATTCCCGTGGTGTCCGGCTTCGTCTCGCGCCGCGCCTGGATCGCCGAGGCGATGGGCGTGGAACAGGCAGGGCTGCTGGCCGCCTTTCGCAAGGCGGTCGAGCACCCGCTGCCCTGGCGCGAGGTCGACGCCGGCGCGGCGTGCCAGCAGGTCGTGCACCGCTTCGGCCAGGACGAGCAGGAGCTCGACCTGCACACCCTGCTGCCGATCCCGACCCACAGCGAACATGACAACGGTCCCTACATCACCGCCGGGCTGGTGATCGCGCGCAATCCGGTCACGGGCGTGCAGAACGTGTCGATCAACCGCATCCAGGTGCACGGCCGCGACCGCATGGCGATCCTGATGCTGCCGCGCCACCTGCTGGCCTTCTACCAGGCGGCCGAGGCGAACGACCAGCCACTCGACGTGGCGGTGGTGATCGGCGCCGATCCGCTCACCCTGCTCGCTTCTCAGGCGATCACGCCGATCGACCACGATGAGCTGGAAATCGCGGGCGCCCTGCACGGCGCGCCGCTGCCGGTCGCGAAGTGCCTCACCAGCGAGGTGCGCGTGCCTGCCAACGCCGAAATCGTCATCGAAGGCAAGCTGCTCCCGAAGCTGCGCGAGCCGGAGGGCCCCTTCGGCGAGTTCCCGAAGTATTACAGCGCCCAGGAGAACCGCGAGGTGATCGTGGTGGAGGCCGTGACCCACCGCTACAATCCGATCTACCACACCATCGTGCCGGCCGAAATGGAGCACCTGCTGCTCGGTTCGATCCCGCGCGAGGCCACCATGCTGGCCCACCTGCAGCGCAGCTTCCCCGGCGTGCTCGACGTCCACCTGTCGGTCGGCGGCGTGGGCCGCTACCACCTGTACGTCAAGTTCCGCAAGCAGCGCGAAGGTGAGCCGCGCAACGTCATCCTCGGCGCCTTCGGCGCCCACTACGACATCAAGCAGGTCACGGTGGTGGACGAGGACGTCGACGTGCACGATCCGCAGCAGGTCGAATGGGCGGTCGCCACCCGCTTCCAGGCCGACCGCGACCTGATCGTCATCTCGGGCGCGCAGGGCTCGGTGCTCGACCCCTCGACCACGGTGGGCTACACCGGCGACGGCGTCGCCCCGCCGCACCTGCAGGGCATCAGCGCCAAGATGGGCCTGGACGCCACCAAGCCGGTGGCTTACCACGGCCACGTCTTTACCAAGGTGCGCATCCCGGGCGAGACCGAGATCGACCTCGACCAGGAGATCGTGCGCGGCGCCGCCATCGACTGGTCGAACGTGACGGTGCGCACATGA
- a CDS encoding UbiX family flavin prenyltransferase, which produces MSKPRLVVAITGASGAIYGVRLLQALRESGACESHLVMSSSGVMTAQQELDLRRADIEALADVVHNVKDIGATIASGSFRSAGMVVAPCSMKTLASIAHGLADNLVARAADVMLKERRRLVLVVRETPLNLAHLRNMTSVTEMGGIIFPPVPAFYTRPGSLDELVDHTVGRLLDLFDLPHDGLVKRWEGMSKQTSEQRNQ; this is translated from the coding sequence ATGAGCAAGCCGCGCCTGGTCGTCGCCATCACCGGCGCCAGCGGCGCCATCTACGGCGTGCGCCTGCTGCAGGCCCTGCGTGAATCAGGCGCTTGCGAATCGCACCTGGTGATGTCGTCGTCGGGCGTCATGACGGCCCAGCAGGAACTCGACCTGCGCCGCGCCGACATCGAGGCGCTTGCCGACGTGGTGCACAACGTCAAGGACATCGGCGCGACCATCGCCAGCGGTTCGTTCCGGTCGGCCGGCATGGTGGTGGCGCCCTGCTCCATGAAAACCCTGGCCAGCATCGCCCACGGGCTGGCCGACAACCTGGTTGCGCGCGCGGCCGACGTGATGCTCAAGGAGCGGCGCCGGCTGGTGCTGGTCGTACGCGAAACCCCGCTCAACCTCGCGCACCTGCGCAACATGACGAGCGTGACCGAGATGGGCGGCATCATCTTTCCGCCGGTGCCGGCCTTCTACACCCGTCCCGGCTCGCTCGACGAGCTCGTCGACCATACCGTCGGGCGCCTGCTCGACCTGTTCGACCTTCCCCACGATGGCCTCGTCAAACGCTGGGAAGGCATGAGCAAGCAAACAAGCGAACAACGCAATCAATAA
- a CDS encoding enoyl-CoA hydratase/isomerase family protein, with protein sequence MTQATQLNHPAHQLLDNLKGFRVEVDPERQRADIILSNGQFNIISMAQRDQLRLVFEALDFDERVRVIVLRAEGQHFSSGGDIRGFLEASPEHVSKLAWNIAAPARCSKPVIAANRGFCFGVGFEISLACDFRIATDTTFYALPEQKLGQIPGSGGSARLQKMVGITRTKDIVMRSRRIPGQQAYDWGVATECVPDAELEAATDRLVDELRAFSPIAQRTAKKLLNDTEDSPLSIAIELEGHCYSRLRSSDDFREGVEAFHAKRSPSFNGS encoded by the coding sequence ATGACCCAAGCAACCCAACTGAACCACCCGGCCCACCAGCTGCTCGACAACCTCAAGGGCTTCCGCGTGGAAGTCGACCCGGAGCGCCAGCGTGCCGACATCATCCTGTCGAACGGCCAGTTCAACATCATCTCGATGGCCCAGCGCGACCAGCTGCGCCTGGTGTTCGAGGCGCTCGACTTCGACGAGCGCGTGCGCGTGATCGTGCTGCGCGCCGAAGGCCAGCACTTCTCCAGCGGCGGCGACATCAGGGGCTTCCTCGAGGCCAGCCCGGAGCACGTGTCCAAGCTGGCCTGGAACATCGCCGCCCCGGCGCGCTGCAGCAAACCGGTGATCGCCGCCAACCGCGGTTTCTGCTTCGGCGTGGGCTTCGAGATCTCGCTGGCCTGCGACTTCCGCATCGCCACCGACACCACCTTCTACGCGCTGCCGGAGCAGAAACTCGGCCAGATCCCGGGCTCGGGCGGCTCGGCGCGCCTGCAGAAGATGGTCGGCATCACGCGCACCAAGGACATCGTGATGCGCTCGCGCCGCATCCCGGGCCAGCAGGCCTACGACTGGGGCGTGGCCACCGAATGCGTGCCCGACGCCGAACTGGAAGCGGCCACCGACCGCCTGGTCGACGAACTACGCGCCTTCTCGCCGATCGCCCAGCGCACCGCCAAGAAGCTCCTGAACGACACCGAGGATTCGCCGCTGTCGATCGCCATCGAGCTGGAAGGCCACTGCTACAGCCGCCTGCGTTCCTCGGACGACTTCCGCGAAGGCGTCGAAGCCTTCCATGCGAAGCGTTCCCCTAGCTTCAACGGCAGCTGA
- a CDS encoding aldehyde dehydrogenase family protein yields the protein MSNLNARNYIDGQWQGAASGAVGESRNPADGSVIGSYAASGTEDARLAIAGARRAFDGSLWPHDARLRQLVLLEWAQRLEQRPELPALLTQENGKVLAQSRGELAAAISEIRYYAGLTRHIPGHFMEVEPGAYSATLREAAGVAGLIIPWNAPVVLLIRSLAPALAAGCTVVIKPAHQTALITTEVLRELAAVESLPHGVLNLVLERGSEVAQELVASAEVDVLSFTGSNLTGQRIMAAAAPTMKKLSLELGGKSSCLVFPDADIRSVAQRLATAATIISGQQCTAARRVLVHASRFDEMKRALKAALEAIVVAPGDAPGAGMGPLIDGESLDRVSCDVERALDMCDEVVLRGGRGDGKLADGHFLSPTLVAHADTGAFFTQDEIFGPFVVLEKFEDEKDAVARANHSVFGLSASVWTADGDRAMRLARALRNGTVWINDHNRLFAEAETGGYRRSGIGRLHGYEGLADFLETKHIFRNAGLV from the coding sequence ATGAGCAATCTGAACGCACGCAACTACATCGACGGGCAGTGGCAGGGCGCCGCGTCCGGCGCCGTCGGCGAAAGTCGCAACCCGGCCGACGGCAGCGTCATCGGCAGCTACGCCGCCAGCGGCACTGAAGATGCACGGCTGGCCATCGCCGGCGCGCGCCGGGCTTTTGACGGCTCGCTGTGGCCGCACGATGCGCGCCTGCGCCAGCTGGTGCTGCTGGAGTGGGCGCAGCGCCTCGAGCAGCGCCCCGAACTACCCGCCCTGCTCACCCAGGAAAACGGCAAGGTGCTGGCGCAGTCGCGCGGCGAGCTGGCGGCGGCCATCTCGGAAATCCGCTACTACGCGGGCCTGACCCGCCACATCCCGGGGCACTTCATGGAAGTCGAGCCGGGCGCCTACTCGGCCACGCTGCGCGAGGCGGCCGGGGTGGCGGGCCTGATCATCCCGTGGAACGCGCCGGTGGTGCTCTTGATCCGCTCGCTCGCGCCGGCTCTGGCGGCCGGCTGCACCGTAGTCATCAAGCCGGCGCACCAGACCGCACTGATCACCACCGAGGTGCTGCGCGAACTGGCGGCGGTGGAAAGCCTGCCGCACGGGGTGCTCAACCTGGTGCTGGAACGGGGCAGCGAGGTGGCGCAGGAACTGGTGGCCTCGGCCGAGGTGGACGTGCTGAGCTTTACCGGCTCCAACCTGACCGGCCAGCGCATCATGGCGGCCGCCGCCCCGACCATGAAGAAGCTGTCGCTGGAGCTGGGCGGCAAGTCGAGCTGCCTGGTGTTTCCCGACGCCGACATCAGGTCCGTGGCCCAGCGCCTGGCCACGGCGGCGACCATCATTTCGGGCCAGCAGTGCACGGCCGCGCGCCGCGTGCTGGTGCATGCCTCGCGTTTCGATGAGATGAAGCGCGCCCTGAAGGCGGCACTGGAAGCAATCGTCGTCGCGCCGGGCGACGCTCCGGGCGCCGGCATGGGGCCGCTGATCGACGGCGAGTCGCTCGATCGCGTGTCGTGCGACGTCGAACGCGCCCTCGACATGTGCGACGAAGTGGTGCTGCGCGGCGGGCGTGGCGACGGCAAGCTGGCGGACGGCCACTTCTTGAGCCCGACCCTGGTCGCGCACGCCGATACCGGCGCCTTCTTCACCCAGGACGAGATCTTCGGCCCCTTCGTCGTGCTCGAGAAATTCGAGGACGAGAAGGACGCGGTGGCGCGCGCCAACCATAGCGTGTTCGGGCTGTCCGCGAGTGTCTGGACGGCGGACGGCGACCGCGCCATGCGCCTGGCGCGCGCGCTGCGCAACGGCACCGTCTGGATCAACGACCACAACCGGCTGTTCGCCGAAGCGGAAACCGGCGGCTACCGCCGCAGCGGCATCGGCCGCCTGCATGGCTACGAAGGCCTGGCCGACTTCCTCGAGACCAAGCACATCTTCCGCAACGCCGGCCTGGTCTGA
- a CDS encoding porin, with protein MSYLEGQRRKAMLAGACLAGFLSAPACAQGNVTVYGIVDAALARISNANAEGKAVTKVPSLTGSLPSRIGFRGEEALGKGLSAVFAVEAGFGPDTGLSGQGNRLFGRQAWVGLKGGWGTLQLGRVMNMTYLSTARSDVLGPALFSISSIDLYLPNARSDNALAYVGNFKGWTVGASYSLGRDASSAGGAAATGCPGELAADDDACRQITALLGYETDAFGINAVYDRMRGGPGAANGLTSSANTDRRVGINAYVMLGRTKLGGGMFARTTDAAPGRTESDLYYLGVSHPLSASLTLDAQVARKAVDASADDSNLMAARLTYAFSKRTAVYGAVGRMDNRGQAAIALDVGGSAAPGRTQNGIMAGLRHSF; from the coding sequence ATGAGTTACCTCGAAGGACAGCGCCGCAAGGCGATGCTTGCGGGCGCATGCCTGGCCGGCTTCCTCTCGGCACCGGCATGCGCACAGGGAAACGTCACGGTGTACGGCATCGTCGATGCGGCGCTGGCCCGCATCAGCAATGCCAATGCCGAAGGGAAGGCCGTCACCAAAGTGCCGTCGCTGACCGGCAGCCTGCCCTCGCGCATCGGCTTTCGCGGCGAGGAAGCCCTGGGCAAGGGCCTGAGCGCAGTCTTCGCGGTAGAGGCCGGCTTCGGCCCCGACACCGGCCTGTCCGGCCAGGGCAACCGCCTGTTCGGCCGCCAGGCCTGGGTCGGTCTCAAGGGCGGCTGGGGCACGCTGCAGCTGGGCCGGGTGATGAACATGACCTACCTCAGCACCGCCAGGAGCGACGTGCTCGGCCCCGCCCTGTTCTCGATCAGCAGCATCGACCTCTACCTGCCGAATGCGCGCAGCGACAATGCGCTGGCCTATGTGGGCAACTTCAAGGGCTGGACCGTCGGCGCCAGCTACAGCCTCGGGCGCGACGCGTCCTCGGCCGGCGGGGCCGCGGCAACCGGCTGCCCGGGCGAACTGGCGGCCGACGACGACGCCTGCCGCCAGATCACCGCGCTGCTCGGCTACGAGACCGACGCATTCGGCATCAATGCCGTCTACGACCGGATGCGCGGCGGCCCGGGCGCGGCGAACGGCCTCACGAGCAGCGCAAACACCGACCGCCGCGTAGGCATCAACGCCTACGTCATGCTCGGACGCACCAAGCTGGGCGGCGGCATGTTTGCCAGGACCACGGATGCCGCGCCCGGCAGGACCGAATCGGACCTTTACTATCTGGGGGTCAGCCATCCCCTCAGCGCCAGCCTGACGCTCGACGCCCAGGTCGCGCGCAAGGCGGTCGACGCATCGGCCGACGATTCGAACCTGATGGCCGCGCGCCTCACCTACGCGTTCTCGAAGCGTACCGCCGTGTACGGTGCGGTCGGGCGCATGGACAACCGGGGTCAGGCGGCGATCGCCCTCGACGTGGGCGGCAGCGCGGCGCCGGGACGCACGCAGAACGGGATCATGGCCGGGCTGCGGCACTCATTCTGA
- a CDS encoding LysR family transcriptional regulator, whose protein sequence is MDLRQIHYFIALYEEGTVTRAAHRLNIVQPALSMQIGRLEDHLSQKLFERGKQGMVPTAAARQMYRLFVPIVRDFSNAEAQMLSSEGEIRGHVKIGLIASITEGVLVETLSDFSNKYPEVDVTVSDGYTSTLTDWVTAGRLDAAIVNKPRRPLALDVEHIVDEEMVLITGAGLAASLPQNLALRQVPALGLPLVLPSRGHGLRSNIDSFAENENIELTAKFEIDSLIAAINLVERCPVASIVPRVAVHRQLASGSLRAHAIVSPRLVRRVVSVSHPRRPLNPATKLFVSMLAANLRLRTPGAQAEGETQGAAQEVSGLDRPEAD, encoded by the coding sequence ATGGACTTGCGCCAGATTCACTACTTCATTGCGCTGTACGAGGAAGGCACCGTCACCCGTGCCGCGCACAGGCTGAACATCGTCCAGCCAGCCCTGAGCATGCAGATCGGCAGGCTGGAGGATCACCTCAGCCAGAAACTGTTCGAGCGAGGCAAGCAGGGCATGGTGCCGACCGCCGCCGCGCGTCAGATGTATCGCCTGTTCGTCCCCATCGTGCGCGACTTCTCGAATGCCGAGGCCCAGATGCTCAGCAGCGAGGGAGAAATCCGCGGACACGTGAAGATCGGCCTGATCGCCTCGATCACCGAAGGGGTGCTGGTCGAGACGCTGAGCGACTTCTCGAACAAGTATCCGGAGGTGGACGTGACGGTGAGCGACGGCTATACCAGCACGCTGACGGACTGGGTCACGGCGGGACGGCTGGATGCGGCCATCGTCAACAAGCCGCGCCGCCCGCTGGCGCTCGACGTCGAGCACATCGTCGACGAGGAGATGGTCCTGATCACCGGGGCCGGCCTGGCGGCCAGCCTGCCGCAGAACCTGGCCTTGCGCCAGGTGCCCGCGCTGGGCTTGCCGCTCGTCCTGCCGAGCCGCGGCCATGGCCTGCGCAGCAACATCGACAGCTTCGCCGAGAACGAGAACATCGAGCTGACGGCCAAGTTCGAAATCGACTCTCTGATCGCGGCCATCAACCTGGTCGAGCGCTGCCCGGTGGCCAGCATCGTCCCGCGTGTCGCGGTGCACCGGCAGCTGGCCAGCGGGTCGCTGCGCGCCCATGCCATCGTGTCGCCGAGGCTGGTGCGGCGCGTGGTGAGCGTGTCGCACCCGCGCCGCCCGCTGAATCCGGCCACCAAGCTGTTCGTGTCGATGCTGGCGGCGAACCTGCGCCTGCGCACACCGGGGGCGCAGGCGGAAGGCGAAACGCAGGGCGCCGCGCAGGAAGTGTCCGGCCTGGACCGGCCCGAAGCGGATTAA
- a CDS encoding glycoside hydrolase family 43 protein — protein MMKARLSFALALALALPAAAAEFANPLVLQRADPHVTLHGDGYYYYTATVPEYDRIELRRTRSLDELGKAEARVVWRKHVGGPMSRHIWAPELHHIDGKWYLYFTAGREDAPFDIRLYVLENAAANPLEGQWIERGQLKTGWESFALDATTFVVKGQRYLAWTQKPPTADRHMTAVYLAKMDTPLSIQGPATLLTTPHYAWEKMTHHVNEAPAVLVKNGRVFMTYSASATDASYSLGLLTAAESANLLDPAVWTKSPVPVFRTNAATGQYGPEHNSFTTTPDGKQDILVYHARNYEKITGDSLFDPNRHTRAQPITWRPDGTPDFGAPVPDARVARPSR, from the coding sequence ATGATGAAAGCCCGTCTGAGCTTCGCACTGGCGCTCGCGCTGGCCTTGCCGGCCGCCGCAGCGGAATTCGCCAACCCGCTGGTGCTGCAGCGGGCCGATCCGCATGTGACCCTGCATGGCGACGGCTATTACTACTACACGGCCACCGTCCCGGAATACGACCGGATCGAACTGCGCCGCACCCGTTCGCTGGACGAGCTGGGCAAGGCCGAGGCCAGGGTCGTCTGGCGCAAGCATGTCGGCGGCCCGATGAGCCGCCACATCTGGGCGCCCGAGCTGCACCATATCGACGGCAAGTGGTACCTGTACTTCACGGCCGGACGCGAGGACGCCCCTTTCGACATCCGCCTCTACGTGCTCGAGAATGCCGCCGCCAATCCCCTGGAAGGGCAGTGGATCGAACGGGGGCAGCTCAAGACCGGCTGGGAATCCTTTGCCCTTGATGCGACCACCTTCGTGGTCAAGGGCCAGCGCTACCTGGCCTGGACCCAGAAGCCGCCCACGGCGGACCGGCACATGACGGCCGTGTACCTCGCGAAGATGGACACGCCGCTGTCGATCCAGGGTCCGGCGACGCTCTTGACCACGCCCCACTATGCGTGGGAGAAGATGACCCATCACGTCAACGAGGCCCCGGCCGTGCTGGTGAAGAATGGCCGCGTTTTCATGACGTATTCCGCCAGCGCCACTGACGCCAGCTACAGCCTGGGCCTGTTGACGGCCGCGGAATCCGCCAATCTGCTCGATCCGGCCGTATGGACCAAGTCGCCAGTGCCGGTGTTCCGCACCAATGCGGCGACCGGGCAGTACGGCCCGGAACACAATTCCTTCACCACCACGCCGGACGGCAAGCAGGACATCCTGGTCTATCACGCGCGCAACTACGAAAAGATCACGGGCGACTCCCTGTTCGACCCGAACCGCCATACGCGCGCGCAGCCCATCACGTGGCGACCGGACGGCACGCCGGACTTCGGGGCTCCGGTGCCGGATGCGCGTGTGGCCCGGCCGTCGCGCTGA
- a CDS encoding LysR family transcriptional regulator, translating into MDTTNPNWFLKARLKTRQLLLLIALDDYRNIHRAAEELHMTQPAASKQIKDLEEMLEVRLFERLPRGMEPTIYGETMIRHARMALTSLALAHDDLVALKAGLSGQVEVGVIMSPAMALLPRAIARIKEQAPLLRIGVHLEPSNVLLDKLQRGTLDFMIGRILEKEDSSGLVYEELTEEPACAVVRPGHALLEAKDLRLEDIADQPWILPPPGSILRHRFDMMFRRAGLQPPVNVVDTTALLLITTLLQQTDSLHVMPQEVAQYYASLNVMRILPIELPCKMDAFGIIRQQDHLLAPGADLLLKQVRLAASEIY; encoded by the coding sequence ATGGATACGACGAACCCAAACTGGTTTCTGAAGGCGCGCCTCAAGACGCGCCAGCTGCTGCTCCTGATCGCGCTGGACGACTACCGCAACATCCACCGCGCGGCCGAGGAACTCCACATGACGCAGCCGGCGGCGTCCAAGCAGATCAAGGACCTGGAAGAGATGCTGGAGGTGCGCCTGTTCGAGCGCCTGCCGCGCGGGATGGAACCGACCATCTACGGCGAGACCATGATCCGCCACGCGCGCATGGCGCTCACCAGTCTGGCGCTGGCGCACGACGACCTGGTCGCCCTGAAGGCCGGCCTGTCCGGGCAGGTGGAAGTAGGCGTCATCATGTCGCCGGCGATGGCGCTGCTGCCGCGCGCGATCGCGCGCATCAAGGAGCAGGCGCCCTTGCTGCGCATCGGCGTGCACCTCGAGCCCAGCAACGTCCTGCTCGACAAGCTCCAGCGCGGCACGCTCGACTTCATGATCGGCCGCATCCTGGAGAAGGAAGACTCGAGCGGCCTGGTGTACGAGGAGCTGACCGAGGAACCCGCCTGCGCCGTGGTGCGTCCCGGCCATGCGCTGCTCGAAGCGAAGGACCTGCGCCTGGAAGACATCGCCGACCAGCCCTGGATCCTGCCGCCGCCCGGCAGCATCCTGCGCCACCGCTTCGACATGATGTTCCGCCGCGCCGGCCTGCAGCCTCCCGTGAACGTGGTCGACACCACCGCGCTGCTGCTCATCACCACGCTGCTGCAGCAGACCGATTCGCTGCACGTGATGCCGCAGGAAGTGGCGCAGTACTACGCGTCGCTGAACGTGATGCGCATCCTGCCGATCGAGCTGCCCTGCAAGATGGACGCCTTCGGCATCATCCGCCAGCAGGACCACCTGCTGGCGCCGGGCGCGGACCTGCTGCTCAAGCAGGTGAGGCTGGCGGCCTCCGAGATCTACTGA
- a CDS encoding glycoside hydrolase family 43 protein, whose product MNKMSVLVAGLAAALAAPLAGASNPIVKDIFTADPAALVDNGRVYVYVGKDEAPVGGKEYVMNEWRVYSSCDMKKWTDHGSPLRYSTFKWAGRDAWASDIVERNGKYYFYSTVDHAALKSKAIGVAVSDSPTGPFVDARGTALITNDMTKQTDIPWDDIDPAVFIDDDGQAYLYWGNTVMKYAKLKPNMIELDGPIHTVGLDNFVEAAYLHKRKGTYYLSYSRKFPEETVVMSGPTATGPWSYGGVIMEKNSNVNTIHQAIVEFNGKSYIFYHNGKLPTGGEYRRSVAVEELHYGPDGKMLPVAQTAEGPAANPSPGCK is encoded by the coding sequence ATGAATAAGATGTCCGTACTCGTGGCCGGACTGGCCGCTGCATTGGCCGCGCCCCTGGCCGGGGCTTCGAATCCCATCGTGAAGGACATCTTCACCGCCGACCCGGCCGCGCTGGTCGACAACGGCCGCGTCTACGTCTATGTCGGCAAGGACGAAGCGCCCGTCGGCGGCAAGGAGTACGTGATGAACGAGTGGCGCGTCTACTCCAGCTGCGACATGAAGAAGTGGACCGATCACGGTTCGCCCCTGCGCTACAGCACCTTCAAGTGGGCCGGGCGCGACGCCTGGGCTTCCGACATCGTCGAGCGCAATGGCAAGTACTATTTCTATTCGACTGTGGACCACGCCGCCCTCAAGAGCAAGGCGATCGGCGTGGCCGTCTCCGATAGCCCGACCGGGCCCTTCGTGGACGCGCGCGGCACCGCGCTGATCACCAACGACATGACCAAGCAAACCGATATTCCGTGGGACGACATCGACCCGGCTGTCTTCATCGACGACGATGGCCAGGCCTATCTGTACTGGGGCAACACGGTGATGAAGTACGCCAAGCTCAAGCCCAACATGATCGAGCTCGACGGTCCGATCCACACCGTGGGCCTGGACAACTTCGTGGAAGCGGCCTACCTGCACAAGCGCAAGGGCACCTACTACCTCTCGTACTCGCGCAAGTTCCCCGAAGAGACCGTGGTGATGAGCGGCCCGACGGCCACCGGGCCCTGGTCCTACGGCGGGGTGATCATGGAAAAGAACAGCAACGTCAACACGATCCACCAAGCCATCGTCGAGTTCAACGGCAAGTCCTACATCTTCTACCACAACGGCAAGCTGCCGACCGGCGGCGAATACCGCCGCTCGGTCGCGGTGGAAGAACTGCACTACGGCCCGGACGGCAAGATGCTGCCGGTGGCGCAAACGGCGGAAGGGCCGGCCGCCAACCCCTCGCCTGGCTGCAAGTGA
- the yjfF gene encoding galactofuranose ABC transporter, permease protein YjfF — translation MNALTTRVSSAPWFTSAATVVLLAAMLLAGGQAYDGFLSLQVMLNLLIDNAFLLVLAIGMGVVILSGGIDLSVGAVLALSTMVAAWLLQVAHWPPLAVIAIVLLGGAAFGGAMGTIIHVFRLQPFIVTLAGMFLARGLCYLISIESITIEDPLFVAMSQTQLPFLGGFLSPGALIAIAMLLLAVWMAHYSSFGRAVYAIGGNEQSAAMMGLAVGRTKVAVYAFSGFCAALGGLLFSFYMLSGYGLHAQGTELDAIAAVVIGGTLLTGGYGYILGALSGVLVLGTIQTLIAFDGTLSSWWTKIVIGALLFVFCVVQRLMGFRQKQS, via the coding sequence ATGAACGCATTGACCACGCGCGTGTCGAGCGCGCCCTGGTTCACCTCGGCCGCGACCGTGGTCCTGCTGGCGGCCATGCTGCTGGCCGGCGGCCAGGCATATGACGGCTTCCTGTCGCTGCAGGTGATGCTCAATCTCCTGATCGACAACGCCTTCCTGCTGGTGCTGGCGATCGGCATGGGCGTCGTGATCCTATCCGGCGGCATCGACCTGTCTGTGGGCGCGGTGCTGGCCCTGAGCACCATGGTTGCGGCCTGGCTGCTGCAGGTGGCGCATTGGCCGCCGCTGGCGGTGATCGCCATCGTGCTGCTGGGCGGCGCAGCATTTGGCGGCGCGATGGGCACCATCATCCATGTCTTCCGCCTGCAGCCCTTCATCGTCACCCTGGCCGGCATGTTCCTGGCGCGCGGCCTGTGCTACCTGATCAGCATCGAGTCGATCACCATCGAGGATCCGCTGTTCGTGGCCATGTCGCAGACCCAGTTGCCCTTCCTGGGCGGCTTCCTGTCGCCGGGCGCCCTGATCGCGATCGCCATGCTGCTGCTGGCGGTGTGGATGGCGCATTACTCGTCCTTCGGACGCGCGGTGTACGCCATCGGCGGCAACGAGCAGTCGGCCGCGATGATGGGCCTGGCCGTGGGCCGCACCAAGGTAGCGGTGTATGCCTTCAGCGGCTTCTGCGCGGCGCTGGGCGGCCTGCTGTTCTCGTTCTACATGCTGTCCGGGTACGGCCTGCATGCGCAGGGCACCGAGCTCGATGCCATCGCGGCGGTGGTCATCGGCGGCACCCTGCTGACCGGCGGCTACGGCTACATCCTCGGCGCGCTGTCGGGCGTGCTGGTGCTCGGCACCATCCAGACCCTGATCGCCTTCGACGGCACCCTCAGCTCCTGGTGGACCAAGATCGTCATCGGCGCGCTGCTGTTCGTGTTCTGCGTGGTCCAACGCCTGATGGGCTTCCGTCAGAAGCAAAGCTAA